A window of the Radiobacillus deserti genome harbors these coding sequences:
- the araA gene encoding L-arabinose isomerase, with amino-acid sequence MLEVRPYEFWFVTGSQHLYGEEALQEVERHSVDMVEGLNNTGKLPYTIQFKAVVTTSSDIHHLIMEANRDENCAGVVTWMHTFSPAKLWISGLEALKKPLLHLHTQFNQSIPWDTIDMDFMNLNQSAHGDREYGFMVSRLNVPRKVVVGYWESKEVVDKMTSWMQTAVAFTEGKNIRVARFGDNMRNVAVTDGDKIEAQIKFGWVVDYYGVGDLVEVMNTIPEEDVEQLYQEYRQLYNFPKEASQPGKVQDSIKEQARLELGLKAFLMKGNYNAFTTNFEDLHGLKQLPGLAAQRLMAEGYGFAGEGDWRTAALLRIMKVIANNKGTSFMEDYTYHLEQGNEMILGSHMLEICPTIAATKPKVVVNPLTMGDREDPARLVFDGRGGDAVVASLVELGGRYRLVINEVKAEQPVVETPNLPVAKVLWKPEPSLAESAEAWIYAGGAHHTVFSFDVTTDQLYDFADMAQIECVVIDADTNVRRFRNELKWNEVAWKK; translated from the coding sequence ATGCTAGAGGTTAGACCATATGAATTTTGGTTTGTTACAGGGAGTCAGCATCTTTATGGAGAGGAAGCGTTGCAAGAAGTAGAAAGGCATTCTGTAGATATGGTAGAAGGATTAAATAATACTGGTAAACTTCCATATACGATCCAATTTAAAGCTGTTGTAACTACATCGTCAGACATTCACCACTTAATCATGGAAGCAAATCGTGATGAAAATTGTGCTGGAGTCGTTACATGGATGCATACTTTTTCACCAGCAAAGCTTTGGATTTCAGGATTGGAAGCTTTAAAGAAGCCATTACTTCATTTGCATACTCAATTTAATCAGAGTATTCCGTGGGATACGATAGACATGGATTTTATGAATCTAAACCAGTCCGCACATGGAGATCGGGAATACGGCTTTATGGTGTCTCGTCTAAATGTCCCACGAAAGGTAGTTGTTGGGTATTGGGAAAGTAAAGAAGTAGTGGACAAAATGACTAGTTGGATGCAGACTGCAGTTGCCTTTACGGAAGGTAAAAACATTCGAGTTGCTAGATTCGGAGATAATATGCGGAATGTAGCTGTAACAGATGGAGATAAAATAGAGGCGCAAATTAAGTTTGGCTGGGTTGTAGATTACTATGGTGTTGGTGACTTGGTGGAAGTGATGAACACGATTCCGGAAGAAGACGTTGAGCAATTATATCAGGAATATCGTCAATTATACAATTTTCCAAAAGAGGCGAGCCAACCTGGGAAAGTTCAAGACTCTATAAAAGAACAAGCTAGATTAGAGTTAGGATTAAAAGCGTTTTTAATGAAGGGTAATTATAATGCGTTTACGACCAATTTTGAAGACTTGCATGGTTTGAAGCAGTTACCAGGTCTTGCTGCCCAGAGACTGATGGCTGAGGGATACGGATTTGCAGGAGAGGGCGACTGGAGAACAGCGGCTTTGTTACGGATAATGAAAGTGATAGCGAACAATAAAGGTACATCCTTTATGGAGGATTATACCTATCACTTAGAACAAGGAAATGAAATGATTCTTGGGTCTCATATGTTAGAAATTTGCCCGACAATAGCTGCTACAAAACCGAAAGTAGTTGTTAATCCTCTTACAATGGGGGACAGGGAAGATCCGGCTCGTCTTGTGTTTGATGGTCGTGGTGGAGATGCTGTTGTGGCCTCGCTTGTAGAATTGGGAGGTCGTTATCGTCTTGTTATTAATGAGGTGAAGGCTGAACAACCAGTAGTGGAGACGCCGAATCTACCAGTTGCAAAAGTACTCTGGAAACCAGAACCTTCGCTAGCTGAATCAGCTGAGGCTTGGATATATGCCGGAGGTGCACACCATACTGTTTTTTCTTTCGATGTGACAACAGATCAGCTTTATGATTTTGCGGATATGGCACAGATTGAATGTGTGGTCATTGATGCAGACACGAATGTAAGACGTTTTAGAAATGAATTAAAGTGGAACGAAGTTGCTTGGAAAAAATAA
- a CDS encoding ribulokinase, which translates to MKEKYTIGVDYGTESGRAVLVSLKDGREIADHVTPYRHGVIDEKLPDSEIQLGYEWALQHPGDYLEVLKTSVPAVLQETGISNEDIIGIGIDFTACTMLPVDEEGVPLSFHSEWRDNPHSWTKLWKHHAAQYKADSLNEIAEKRGEAFLPRYGGRISSEWMIAKIWQILEEAPEVYERTDKFVEATDWVIAQLSGNLVRNSCTAGYKSIWHKRDGYPSQEFFRALDSRLEDLTETKLRGEILPLGSKAGELTKKMADAIGLRPGIAVAVGNVDAHAAVPAMGVVSPGKMVMAMGTSICHMVLGEEERQVEGMCGVVEDGIIPGFYGYEAGQSAVGDIFAWYVDQAVPTYIKDEAKKEGLNVHQLLESRAAEYAPGEIGLLALDWWNGNRSVLVDTSLSGLMVGMTLQTKPEEIYRALLEATAFGTRKIVDAFHQNGVAVDELYACGGLPQKNKLLMQIYADVTNRTIRIADSKQTPALGAAMFAAVAAGANQGGYDTVLQAAENMARVKEEVFQPIPEHVEIYEQLYEEYSRLHDYFGRGENNVMKRLKAIRPHANETVLAN; encoded by the coding sequence ATGAAAGAAAAATACACGATTGGCGTTGACTATGGAACGGAATCTGGGAGAGCGGTGCTGGTGTCTTTGAAAGATGGAAGAGAAATTGCCGACCATGTTACCCCGTATCGGCACGGAGTAATAGATGAGAAATTACCAGATTCAGAGATTCAGCTTGGTTATGAATGGGCACTGCAGCACCCAGGAGATTATTTGGAGGTGCTTAAGACATCCGTTCCAGCAGTGTTACAAGAAACAGGTATTTCGAACGAAGACATTATTGGAATTGGAATAGATTTTACAGCATGCACGATGCTTCCAGTTGATGAAGAAGGAGTACCGTTATCCTTTCACTCGGAGTGGAGGGATAACCCACATAGCTGGACAAAGCTATGGAAGCACCATGCAGCACAATATAAAGCAGATTCGTTAAATGAAATAGCAGAAAAACGTGGCGAAGCATTTTTACCTCGGTATGGTGGAAGGATCTCATCTGAATGGATGATTGCAAAAATTTGGCAAATCCTTGAGGAAGCTCCAGAGGTTTATGAGCGGACAGATAAATTCGTGGAAGCAACGGATTGGGTGATTGCACAACTGTCAGGAAATCTTGTACGCAACAGTTGTACAGCGGGTTATAAATCAATCTGGCATAAGCGAGATGGATATCCGAGCCAGGAATTTTTTAGAGCGCTGGATTCGCGTTTGGAAGATCTAACGGAGACAAAGCTGCGGGGAGAGATTTTGCCACTTGGATCAAAAGCTGGTGAATTGACGAAAAAAATGGCGGATGCAATAGGGTTAAGACCTGGAATTGCAGTTGCGGTTGGAAATGTAGATGCGCACGCTGCGGTACCGGCTATGGGGGTTGTTTCTCCGGGGAAAATGGTTATGGCAATGGGGACATCCATTTGCCACATGGTGCTAGGGGAAGAAGAACGACAAGTAGAAGGTATGTGTGGAGTCGTGGAAGATGGGATTATCCCAGGGTTTTATGGCTATGAAGCAGGACAGTCTGCTGTAGGAGATATTTTTGCATGGTATGTAGATCAGGCAGTACCGACATATATCAAGGATGAAGCAAAGAAAGAGGGCTTAAATGTCCATCAATTGTTAGAGTCACGAGCAGCGGAATACGCACCTGGAGAAATTGGTCTTCTGGCTCTAGATTGGTGGAATGGAAATCGTTCTGTGTTGGTGGATACAAGCTTAAGTGGCTTGATGGTTGGTATGACCTTACAAACAAAACCGGAAGAAATATATAGAGCTTTATTAGAAGCGACGGCCTTCGGTACACGAAAAATTGTAGATGCCTTTCATCAAAACGGAGTTGCAGTGGATGAGTTGTATGCGTGTGGGGGATTGCCACAGAAAAACAAGCTGCTCATGCAAATATATGCAGATGTAACAAATCGGACGATAAGAATTGCGGATTCTAAGCAAACTCCGGCACTAGGTGCAGCGATGTTTGCTGCGGTGGCTGCTGGAGCCAATCAAGGCGGCTATGACACGGTACTTCAAGCAGCAGAAAATATGGCGCGCGTGAAAGAGGAAGTGTTTCAACCTATTCCTGAACATGTAGAAATTTATGAACAATTATACGAAGAATATTCTAGACTTCATGACTACTTTGGTCGCGGAGAAAATAATGTGATGAAGCGATTAAAAGCAATTAGACCACACGCAAACGAAACGGTCTTGGCAAACTAA
- a CDS encoding ABC transporter substrate-binding protein has translation MKKFLILFLFSLMSIALMACGGGDSEETTADETTVVGDDIENATELTFWTFAGQHVDLFEDSAKRWNEENPDRPIKLVAEAYPFDQMHNNLLLSLQSGESAPDIVDIELGRFANYLQGEPQLEPMNEYVEPILDKAVSSRFEIYAKDGNYYGIPTHVGSTVMYYNTEVMDKAGVDIDSIKTWDDFVAAGKKVVEKTDSVMWNVGTTDWLMDYWPMISQKGTDMFDENGKLIVDSQTHIDTLQFLSDVIYKDKIAELTPGGMNQSEEFYGYFSEGKAASILAPIWYMGRFLDNMPDLKGKIAIRPMPAWEEGGNRSAGMGGTGTVVTNQSENTDLAKEFLAYTKLSEEGSKKLWTVLGFDPPRWDTWESEAVREDNKYYDYFGDNIFDVLLEIKDEINPLNVTQHTPDIVTEYNTNVAESVLRQQSMTPEEALKQAAETVRSEMEK, from the coding sequence TTGAAGAAATTTTTAATATTATTTTTGTTTTCGTTGATGTCTATAGCATTAATGGCTTGTGGTGGTGGAGATTCTGAAGAAACAACTGCTGATGAAACGACAGTAGTAGGCGATGACATCGAGAATGCTACCGAGTTAACGTTTTGGACCTTTGCTGGTCAACACGTAGATTTATTCGAGGATTCCGCGAAGCGTTGGAATGAAGAGAATCCTGATCGACCTATTAAACTAGTAGCGGAGGCTTATCCTTTTGATCAAATGCACAACAACCTCTTGCTATCTCTTCAATCTGGAGAAAGTGCTCCTGATATTGTAGATATTGAATTAGGTCGTTTTGCGAACTATTTGCAAGGGGAGCCTCAATTAGAACCTATGAATGAATATGTAGAGCCGATTCTAGATAAAGCTGTTTCATCACGTTTTGAAATCTATGCAAAAGACGGAAACTATTACGGCATCCCGACGCACGTAGGTTCCACTGTCATGTACTATAATACAGAGGTGATGGATAAAGCTGGCGTTGACATTGATTCCATTAAGACGTGGGATGACTTTGTAGCAGCAGGTAAAAAAGTCGTGGAAAAGACGGATTCTGTTATGTGGAATGTTGGTACAACGGACTGGTTGATGGACTACTGGCCAATGATTTCACAAAAAGGTACGGATATGTTTGATGAAAATGGAAAATTAATTGTGGATAGCCAAACGCATATTGATACACTGCAATTTTTAAGTGATGTAATTTATAAAGATAAGATTGCAGAATTGACGCCAGGTGGAATGAACCAATCAGAGGAGTTTTATGGATATTTCAGTGAAGGAAAAGCTGCTTCTATTTTAGCACCTATTTGGTACATGGGAAGATTCCTTGACAATATGCCAGATCTAAAAGGTAAGATTGCGATTCGTCCAATGCCTGCATGGGAAGAAGGAGGAAATCGTTCTGCTGGTATGGGTGGCACCGGTACGGTTGTTACAAATCAATCCGAGAATACGGATCTAGCTAAAGAGTTCCTTGCATATACGAAGCTTTCCGAGGAAGGAAGCAAGAAACTTTGGACTGTGCTTGGCTTTGACCCTCCACGTTGGGATACTTGGGAAAGTGAAGCGGTAAGAGAAGACAACAAGTATTATGATTATTTTGGAGACAATATTTTTGATGTACTGTTAGAAATCAAAGATGAAATTAACCCATTGAATGTAACACAACATACACCGGATATTGTAACCGAATACAATACCAATGTAGCGGAAAGCGTATTAAGACAACAATCTATGACCCCTGAAGAGGCGCTGAAACAGGCTGCGGAGACAGTGAGATCTGAAATGGAGAAGTAA
- the arfA gene encoding arabinosylfuranosidase ArfA — MTQQLKATLTVDKNNKIGKVNERIYGSFIEHLGRAVYGGIYDPEHPEADEQGFRKDVINLVKELQVPIVRYPGGNMVSAYNWEDGVGPKENRPKRLELAWRTIETNEVGTNEFVDWAKKVNAEVMMAVNLGTRGIDAARNLIEYTNHPGGTYWSELRKSHGYEQPHHIKTWCLGNEMDGPWQVGHKTAYEYGRIAQETGKAMKLVDPSIELVACGSSNTGMPTFPEYEATVLDIAYDQVDYISLHQYYGNRTNDPANYLAKNMDMDHFIHTVTSTCDYIKAKHRSKKTIMLSFDEWNVWYHSNEADKEIEPWTVAPPQLEDVYNFEDALLVGSMLITLLNHADRVKMACMAQLVNVIAPIMTENKGRSWKQTIFYPYMHASVFGRGVAIHPILSSPKYDSKDFTDVPFIDSASVYNEETEELTIFLVNKHLEESITLQADVRSFEDYSLVEHIVLENDDLKAINTANEQKVAPHHNGESTLQDGVLDARLSKTSWNVIRLKK; from the coding sequence GTGACACAACAGTTAAAAGCAACATTGACGGTGGATAAGAATAATAAAATCGGAAAAGTAAACGAGAGAATCTATGGATCGTTTATAGAGCACCTTGGAAGAGCTGTTTATGGTGGAATTTATGATCCAGAACACCCTGAAGCGGATGAACAGGGTTTTCGTAAAGATGTGATAAACCTTGTGAAAGAATTACAAGTGCCAATTGTACGTTATCCAGGTGGAAATATGGTTTCTGCATACAATTGGGAAGACGGAGTGGGTCCGAAAGAAAATCGTCCGAAAAGACTTGAATTAGCATGGCGCACGATAGAGACGAATGAAGTTGGTACGAACGAGTTCGTGGATTGGGCTAAAAAAGTGAATGCGGAAGTGATGATGGCTGTAAACCTTGGAACAAGAGGGATTGATGCGGCTAGAAATTTAATTGAATATACGAATCATCCAGGTGGAACTTACTGGAGTGAACTTCGAAAGTCACATGGCTATGAACAACCTCATCATATTAAAACGTGGTGTCTCGGAAATGAAATGGATGGTCCTTGGCAAGTAGGACATAAAACCGCGTATGAATACGGAAGGATTGCGCAAGAAACAGGGAAAGCTATGAAACTGGTTGATCCGAGCATTGAGCTTGTTGCATGTGGGAGCTCGAATACAGGAATGCCAACCTTTCCAGAATATGAAGCTACCGTGCTAGACATTGCTTATGACCAAGTCGACTATATATCTCTCCACCAATATTATGGAAACAGAACAAATGACCCAGCTAATTACCTAGCTAAAAATATGGATATGGACCACTTCATTCATACGGTAACTTCTACTTGTGACTACATCAAAGCAAAACATAGAAGCAAAAAAACAATTATGCTCAGCTTTGACGAATGGAATGTCTGGTACCATTCCAATGAAGCGGATAAAGAAATTGAACCATGGACCGTTGCACCTCCACAATTAGAAGATGTGTACAATTTTGAAGACGCATTACTGGTAGGAAGTATGTTAATTACATTATTAAACCACGCTGACCGTGTAAAGATGGCATGCATGGCCCAGCTTGTTAATGTAATTGCACCAATAATGACCGAAAATAAAGGTCGTTCCTGGAAGCAAACAATTTTCTATCCATATATGCATGCATCTGTTTTTGGAAGAGGTGTTGCTATTCACCCTATTCTTTCTTCCCCTAAGTATGATAGTAAAGACTTTACGGATGTGCCATTTATCGATAGCGCTTCCGTATATAACGAGGAAACGGAAGAACTGACTATTTTTCTAGTAAACAAGCATTTAGAGGAAAGTATTACTCTTCAAGCAGATGTAAGAAGTTTTGAGGACTATAGTCTTGTAGAACACATCGTTTTAGAGAATGACGATTTAAAAGCAATAAACACAGCGAACGAACAAAAAGTTGCTCCACATCATAATGGAGAGTCTACGCTACAGGACGGCGTATTGGATGCGAGGTTATCAAAAACGTCTTGGAATGTTATTCGCTTAAAAAAGTAA